In Gemmatimonas sp., one genomic interval encodes:
- a CDS encoding alpha-D-glucose phosphate-specific phosphoglucomutase → MGVTIVSTSPFADQRPGTSGLRKRTPVFQQPHYLENFVQALFDEAAIPSGSSLVIGGDGRFLNREAIGTIIRMAAGNGVTHVIVGRGGLLSTPAASHLIRQGSAGGIILSASHNPGGPDGDFGIKYNAGNGGPAPESFTNAVATRAASLTSYRIAELPAFDLEAIGRQQVGTLTLDIVDPVRAYADLMATLFDFDAIRALFASGFRLRMDSMHAVTGPYAVEMLERRLGAPAGTVINAVPLPDFGGGHPDPNLTYAHELVEEMFGEHALDFGAASDGDGDRNMILGQRFFVTPSDSLAVLAANATLVPGYRSGLAGVARSMPTSAAVDAVAEKLGIPCFETPTGWKFFGNLLDAGRITLCGEESFGTGSNHVREKDGLWAVLFWLNIVAVRGMSVEAIVREHWATYGRNYYTRYDYEAVPTDAANGVMAHLRAALAALPGTSLGGRTVHAADDFAYTDPVDGSTSAKQGIRVLFTDGARIVYRLSGTGTEGATIRVYIESRETAADRLGMETAVALRALVDVALGLAEIVARTGRTEPTVIT, encoded by the coding sequence GTGGGTGTGACGATCGTCTCCACGTCCCCGTTCGCCGACCAGCGACCGGGGACGTCGGGTTTACGGAAGCGCACGCCGGTCTTTCAGCAACCGCATTACCTCGAAAACTTCGTGCAGGCGTTGTTCGACGAGGCCGCCATTCCCTCGGGCTCGTCGTTGGTGATCGGTGGTGACGGTCGTTTCCTCAATCGCGAGGCGATCGGGACGATCATCCGCATGGCAGCGGGCAACGGCGTGACCCACGTGATCGTGGGGCGGGGCGGGTTGCTCTCCACGCCCGCGGCGTCTCACCTCATCAGGCAGGGGTCTGCCGGCGGCATCATCCTTTCCGCCAGCCACAACCCCGGCGGGCCGGACGGCGACTTCGGCATCAAGTACAACGCCGGCAACGGCGGCCCGGCGCCGGAGTCGTTCACCAATGCCGTGGCCACGCGCGCGGCATCGCTCACGAGCTACCGCATCGCCGAGCTGCCGGCGTTCGACCTCGAGGCAATCGGCCGGCAGCAGGTTGGCACGCTCACGCTCGACATCGTCGATCCTGTGCGCGCGTACGCCGATCTCATGGCCACACTGTTCGACTTCGACGCCATTCGTGCGCTGTTCGCGAGCGGCTTCCGCCTGCGCATGGACAGCATGCACGCCGTCACGGGCCCCTACGCGGTGGAGATGCTCGAGCGGCGTCTCGGGGCACCGGCCGGCACGGTGATCAATGCGGTCCCGCTCCCCGATTTCGGCGGCGGGCACCCCGACCCGAATCTCACGTACGCGCACGAGCTCGTGGAGGAGATGTTCGGCGAACACGCGCTCGACTTCGGCGCGGCGAGCGATGGCGACGGGGACCGCAACATGATCCTTGGCCAGCGCTTTTTCGTGACGCCGAGCGACAGCCTGGCGGTGCTGGCGGCGAATGCGACGCTGGTGCCCGGGTACCGCAGCGGACTTGCCGGTGTGGCACGCAGCATGCCCACCAGTGCTGCGGTCGATGCGGTGGCGGAGAAGCTGGGCATCCCGTGCTTCGAAACCCCCACCGGCTGGAAGTTCTTTGGCAACCTGCTCGACGCGGGGCGCATCACGCTCTGCGGCGAAGAAAGCTTCGGCACCGGCAGCAATCATGTGCGCGAGAAGGACGGGCTGTGGGCCGTGCTCTTCTGGCTCAATATCGTGGCCGTGCGGGGGATGAGCGTGGAAGCGATCGTGCGCGAGCACTGGGCCACGTACGGCCGGAACTACTACACGCGCTACGACTACGAGGCGGTGCCCACCGATGCGGCGAACGGCGTGATGGCGCACCTGCGTGCGGCGCTCGCCGCCTTGCCGGGCACGTCGCTGGGCGGACGGACGGTGCACGCGGCCGACGACTTCGCCTACACCGACCCGGTGGACGGGAGCACGAGCGCGAAGCAGGGCATCCGGGTGCTGTTCACGGACGGCGCGCGCATCGTGTATCGGCTCTCCGGTACGGGCACGGAGGGCGCGACGATCCGCGTGTACATCGAGAGTCGCGAGACGGCGGCCGACCGGCTGGGGATGGAGACGGCGGTCGCGCTTCGTGCACTGGTCGATGTGGCGCTGGGCTTGGCAGAGATCGTGGCGAGGACGGGGCGGACCGAGCCGACGGTCATCACCTGA
- a CDS encoding protein phosphatase 2C domain-containing protein, whose translation MATAPEVRPLPPRPRDDELDLFGITHPGRVRTSNQDQFLLCTVHPQVVVHGTSLADTSAITLRGERVATIMLVADGVGGSADGSEASRLATISVTEYFASAMKCWHTAGSASEHEFTAALREAAIEAHRRVKEQSAVQLDGRKMATTLSVGIIVWPWLYVIQVGDSRCYHFEDGQLRQVTRDQTLAQEMIDRGALTPERAHNSPLNHVLSSAIGADDAVPEISRVDVRKRGCITLVCSDGLTKHVSDDEIAAACERMTSSEQLCRTLLDLALARGGSDNITIVCGRALP comes from the coding sequence ATGGCGACAGCCCCCGAAGTGCGACCGCTCCCTCCGCGTCCGCGTGACGATGAACTCGACCTGTTCGGGATCACCCATCCCGGTCGGGTGCGCACCAGCAATCAGGATCAGTTCCTGCTCTGTACCGTGCACCCGCAGGTCGTCGTGCACGGCACCAGTTTGGCCGACACCTCAGCCATCACACTGCGCGGCGAACGGGTAGCTACCATCATGCTCGTGGCCGACGGCGTGGGCGGTAGCGCCGACGGGAGTGAAGCCAGCCGGCTCGCCACCATTTCGGTGACCGAGTACTTCGCCTCCGCCATGAAGTGCTGGCACACGGCGGGTTCAGCGTCGGAACACGAATTCACCGCCGCACTTCGTGAAGCGGCCATCGAGGCGCACCGGCGCGTGAAGGAGCAGAGCGCCGTGCAGCTCGACGGACGCAAGATGGCGACGACGCTCTCGGTGGGCATCATCGTCTGGCCCTGGCTCTACGTCATTCAGGTGGGTGACAGCCGCTGCTATCACTTCGAGGACGGGCAGCTGCGGCAGGTCACGCGCGATCAGACCCTCGCGCAGGAGATGATCGATCGCGGCGCGCTCACCCCCGAGCGCGCGCACAACTCCCCGCTCAATCACGTCCTGTCGAGCGCCATTGGTGCCGACGATGCGGTGCCGGAGATTTCGCGCGTGGATGTGCGCAAGCGCGGCTGCATCACCCTCGTGTGCAGCGACGGGCTCACCAAGCATGTGAGTGACGACGAAATCGCCGCCGCCTGCGAGCGCATGACCAGCAGCGAGCAGCTGTGCCGCACGTTGCTGGACCTCGCGCTCGCGCGCGGCGGCAGCGACAACATCACGATCGTGTGCGGACGGGCATTGCCGTAG
- a CDS encoding protochlorophyllide reductase has translation MTPSPTCIITGASSGVGLYGAAALATRGWHVVMACRDLAKAATAADALGIAPDRRTLLHVDLGSQASVRAFVEAFRTLGRPLDALVCNAAVYLPRLTEPARSPEGYEISVATNHFGHFLLANLLLPDLERSTHASRRLIILGTVTANSEEFGGKIPIPAPADIGNLEGLEAGFTAPIAMLNGQAFKPGKAYKDSKLCNMITGRELHRRYHDKTGIVFNTLYPGCVADTPLFRHTPRAFQVIFPWFQKNITKGYVTQALAGDRLAQVVADAKFGERSGVHWSWGNRQQEGREAFAQPLTARAQNQQLGERLWALSAQCVGL, from the coding sequence GTGACCCCGAGTCCAACCTGCATCATCACCGGCGCCTCGTCCGGTGTGGGACTGTACGGCGCTGCCGCCCTTGCCACCCGCGGGTGGCACGTGGTGATGGCCTGCCGAGACCTGGCCAAGGCGGCGACCGCCGCTGACGCGCTGGGCATTGCGCCCGACCGTCGCACGCTGCTGCACGTCGATCTCGGCTCTCAGGCCAGCGTGCGGGCCTTCGTGGAGGCCTTCCGCACCCTGGGCCGCCCGCTCGACGCGCTCGTGTGCAACGCCGCGGTATACCTGCCACGGCTCACCGAGCCGGCACGCAGCCCCGAAGGCTACGAAATCAGCGTCGCCACCAATCACTTCGGGCACTTCCTGCTCGCCAACCTGCTGCTCCCCGACCTCGAGCGGAGCACGCACGCGTCGCGTCGGCTCATCATTCTGGGGACTGTCACGGCCAACTCCGAGGAGTTCGGCGGCAAGATCCCCATTCCGGCGCCGGCCGACATCGGCAACCTCGAAGGGCTCGAAGCGGGCTTCACGGCCCCCATCGCCATGCTCAATGGCCAGGCGTTCAAGCCCGGCAAGGCCTACAAGGACTCGAAGCTGTGCAACATGATCACGGGGCGTGAACTGCATCGTCGCTATCACGACAAGACCGGCATCGTGTTCAACACACTGTACCCGGGGTGTGTGGCCGACACCCCGCTCTTCCGTCACACCCCGCGCGCCTTCCAGGTGATCTTCCCGTGGTTCCAGAAGAACATCACCAAGGGCTACGTGACGCAGGCGCTGGCCGGTGATCGGTTGGCGCAGGTGGTGGCCGACGCCAAGTTCGGCGAGCGCAGCGGCGTGCACTGGAGCTGGGGCAATCGCCAGCAGGAAGGGCGCGAGGCCTTCGCGCAGCCGCTCACGGCGCGCGCGCAGAATCAGCAGCTGGGCGAGCGGCTGTGGGCGCTGAGCGCACAGTGTGTGGGGTTGTAG
- a CDS encoding DUF779 domain-containing protein: MLATPVARATVTPAAAALLHKLQALHGPLVFHQSGGCCDGSAPMCDPRGELRIGFRDVYLGTIADTPFYIGGEQYEYWKHTLLIIDGVRGRGSGFSVDAPEGGRFLTWSRWYRDAEWERLQAPGEAPRGEQSVV; this comes from the coding sequence ATGCTGGCAACGCCCGTGGCTCGTGCGACTGTCACACCGGCCGCCGCCGCCCTGCTGCACAAGCTGCAGGCACTCCACGGCCCGCTGGTGTTCCATCAGAGCGGCGGGTGCTGCGATGGCAGCGCGCCCATGTGCGACCCGCGCGGTGAATTGCGCATCGGTTTCCGGGATGTCTACCTGGGGACCATTGCGGACACGCCCTTCTACATCGGCGGCGAACAGTACGAATACTGGAAGCACACGCTTCTCATCATTGACGGCGTGCGGGGGCGAGGGTCGGGATTCTCCGTGGACGCGCCGGAGGGGGGGCGCTTTCTCACGTGGTCGCGGTGGTACCGCGATGCGGAGTGGGAGCGGCTGCAGGCGCCGGGGGAGGCGCCGAGGGGGGAGCAGTCGGTGGTTTGA
- a CDS encoding PepSY-associated TM helix domain-containing protein, giving the protein MRALRPLLFWTHLVSGVVAGAVVLIMSVTGVLLTYQKQMTLWADLRGVEAGPPTPGAVRLAPDSLLALVAARGGKAPTTVVWRNGAEMPVEVQFGREGRQYLSAYTGEVVGTGSVAMRKVFSVATEWHRYLAMKDDDRATGKAITGWSNMAFLVLVLTGMILWWPRKLTWSAVRSVLLFRRGLTGKARDFNWHNVIGIWSAVPLALVVASATVISFPWASDLVYQAVGEAPPPRSPEGAAGAAAGTATLTATGTATGTATGTRPAPAPTPLVGDVYAVAAERMPDWRAMSLAWPKAADAPLVYTIDRGMGGEPTKRATLTLSRRGEPTTWQPFDSLTTGRQVRNIMRFTHTGEVLGFWGQTLAGIVSLGASVLVVTGLLLSLRRLLAWRRRGARAEASAVVAA; this is encoded by the coding sequence ATGCGCGCGCTCCGCCCCCTCCTCTTCTGGACCCACCTCGTTTCCGGCGTCGTCGCCGGGGCGGTCGTGCTCATCATGTCGGTCACCGGGGTATTGCTGACCTACCAGAAGCAGATGACCCTCTGGGCGGACCTGCGCGGCGTCGAGGCCGGGCCGCCCACACCGGGCGCGGTGCGCCTTGCCCCCGACTCGCTGCTGGCCCTCGTCGCCGCGCGCGGCGGCAAGGCGCCCACCACGGTTGTCTGGCGCAACGGCGCCGAGATGCCGGTCGAAGTGCAGTTCGGCCGTGAGGGGCGGCAGTACCTGAGCGCCTACACCGGCGAGGTCGTGGGCACCGGCAGCGTGGCCATGCGCAAGGTGTTCAGTGTGGCCACCGAGTGGCATCGCTACCTCGCCATGAAGGACGACGACCGCGCCACCGGCAAGGCCATCACGGGGTGGTCCAACATGGCGTTCCTCGTGCTCGTGCTCACCGGCATGATCCTCTGGTGGCCGCGCAAGCTCACCTGGAGCGCCGTGCGCAGCGTGCTGCTCTTCCGGCGGGGGCTCACGGGCAAGGCGCGTGACTTCAACTGGCACAACGTCATCGGCATCTGGAGTGCCGTCCCGCTCGCCCTCGTGGTGGCCAGTGCCACGGTGATCTCCTTCCCGTGGGCCAGTGACCTCGTGTACCAGGCGGTGGGCGAGGCACCGCCGCCGCGCTCGCCGGAGGGGGCCGCGGGCGCCGCCGCGGGAACCGCCACCTTAACCGCCACCGGAACCGCCACCGGAACCGCCACCGGCACACGACCTGCCCCCGCGCCGACACCGCTGGTAGGCGACGTGTACGCGGTGGCCGCCGAACGCATGCCCGACTGGCGCGCCATGTCGCTGGCCTGGCCCAAGGCCGCCGACGCGCCACTCGTCTACACGATCGATCGCGGCATGGGTGGGGAACCCACCAAGCGGGCCACGCTCACCCTGTCGCGCCGTGGCGAGCCCACCACGTGGCAGCCGTTCGACTCGCTCACCACGGGCCGTCAGGTGCGCAACATCATGCGCTTCACGCATACCGGCGAGGTCCTCGGTTTCTGGGGGCAGACGCTCGCCGGAATCGTGTCGCTGGGGGCCTCGGTGCTGGTGGTCACCGGCCTCCTGCTCTCTCTGCGTCGCCTCCTGGCCTGGCGCCGTCGCGGTGCGCGCGCCGAGGCGTCGGCGGTCGTCGCGGCGTAA
- a CDS encoding patatin-like phospholipase family protein, whose translation MSRLLTLRAGPQALALLRDRGLRAEDVDILPGASGGAKWLALAGLDRYLFGTFLQAPRSRPLHAIGSSIGSWRMACLAQQDPLAALARGHEAYTRHQVYPANPTPRQVTEVLTRCLDHLLGPHGAQEIVRHPTVRVHIITAEARGPAASEKRLVLATAMAFAAAANLVSRRSLALQLRRTVFHACGSESPFLRLRDLPTVHRPLTADNVRAALLASGSIPLLLDGVRIPDTPGVHWDGGVTDYHLDLDYGDGDGLVLFPHFVERVIPGWFDKSLPWRRAGARNFARTLLIAPSAAFVAALPGGKIPDRRDFYTLADAERFARWDRVNAMSSALGDALHELIATGRLVDHVRPW comes from the coding sequence ATGTCGCGACTCCTGACTCTCCGCGCCGGTCCGCAGGCGCTCGCCCTGCTCCGTGACCGGGGGCTGCGCGCCGAGGACGTCGATATTCTCCCCGGCGCCTCCGGGGGCGCCAAGTGGCTCGCCCTCGCGGGACTCGACCGCTACCTGTTCGGCACCTTCCTGCAGGCGCCGCGATCGCGGCCGCTGCACGCCATTGGCAGCTCCATCGGCAGCTGGCGCATGGCCTGTCTGGCCCAGCAGGACCCGCTCGCCGCACTCGCGCGGGGACACGAGGCCTACACGCGCCATCAGGTGTACCCGGCCAATCCGACCCCCCGTCAGGTAACCGAGGTGCTGACCCGCTGCCTCGACCACCTGCTGGGCCCCCACGGTGCCCAGGAGATCGTGCGCCACCCCACGGTGCGCGTGCACATCATCACCGCCGAAGCGCGTGGCCCGGCGGCGAGCGAGAAACGACTGGTGCTGGCCACCGCCATGGCATTCGCCGCGGCGGCCAACCTCGTCTCACGACGCTCGCTCGCATTGCAGCTGCGACGCACCGTTTTTCATGCCTGCGGCAGCGAGTCCCCCTTTCTCCGATTGCGCGACCTGCCCACAGTGCACCGTCCCCTTACGGCCGACAACGTGCGCGCGGCGCTGCTGGCCAGCGGCTCCATCCCGCTGCTGCTCGACGGCGTGCGCATTCCCGATACCCCCGGCGTGCATTGGGATGGCGGTGTGACCGATTATCACCTCGATCTCGACTACGGCGACGGCGACGGGCTCGTGCTCTTTCCGCACTTCGTGGAGCGGGTCATCCCCGGCTGGTTCGACAAGTCCCTGCCCTGGCGTCGCGCCGGCGCACGCAACTTCGCGCGCACCCTGCTGATCGCGCCCAGTGCCGCCTTCGTGGCCGCGCTGCCGGGCGGCAAGATTCCTGATCGCCGCGACTTCTACACGCTTGCCGACGCCGAGCGGTTCGCCCGCTGGGACCGCGTGAACGCCATGAGCAGCGCGCTCGGTGACGCACTGCACGAACTGATCGCGACCGGTCGCCTCGTCGATCACGTGCGGCCGTGGTAG
- a CDS encoding Glu/Leu/Phe/Val dehydrogenase, with product MSTSFLAQVNAAFDRAAAHTKHDRTLLEQIRACNAVYMVSFPIRRDNGSIEVIHGWRAEHSQHKSPTKGGIRYAPNVSDDEVQALAALMTYKCAIVDVPFGGAKGGVKIDRRQYSEAELERITRRYTFELVRKRFIGPGIDVPAPDYGTSSKEMAWIADTYASLANGELDAIACVTAKPLAQGGIRGRTEATGRGVFYGLREACDDGEAMKQLGLTRGLEGKRVIVQGLGNVGYWAARFLQEAGALVVAIAEYNGAVTNEKGLDIVALDAWRKAHGTLLGFPGATDIPDAMSALELPCDILVPAALEHQLTADNAPRIQAKIIAEAANGPTTPEAEAIFAARGILVLPDVWLNAGGVIVSYFEWLKNLSHVRFGRMQKRHEEETLRKLLRAIESKTGQTFTDAEALSLTEGADEEDLVASGLAESMIVAYRQLAEVHRGIGDPTVTLRTAAMVSAINKVAQSYVDMGIFP from the coding sequence GTGTCCACGAGCTTCCTCGCCCAGGTGAACGCCGCGTTCGATCGCGCCGCCGCTCACACGAAACACGACCGCACACTCCTCGAGCAGATTCGCGCCTGCAACGCGGTTTACATGGTGAGTTTCCCCATCCGCCGCGACAACGGCTCCATCGAGGTCATTCACGGATGGCGCGCCGAGCATTCGCAGCACAAGTCACCCACCAAGGGTGGCATCCGCTATGCGCCCAATGTGAGCGACGACGAAGTGCAGGCGCTGGCTGCCCTCATGACGTACAAGTGCGCCATTGTCGACGTGCCCTTCGGCGGTGCCAAGGGTGGCGTGAAGATCGATCGCCGGCAGTACTCCGAAGCCGAGCTCGAGCGCATCACTCGCCGCTACACCTTCGAGCTGGTGCGCAAGCGCTTCATCGGCCCCGGTATCGATGTGCCTGCCCCCGACTACGGTACCTCCTCCAAGGAAATGGCGTGGATCGCCGACACCTACGCCTCACTCGCCAACGGCGAACTCGACGCGATCGCCTGCGTGACCGCCAAGCCGCTCGCGCAGGGCGGCATTCGCGGCCGCACGGAAGCCACGGGCCGCGGCGTCTTCTACGGCCTGCGTGAAGCGTGCGACGATGGCGAGGCCATGAAGCAGCTGGGGCTCACGCGCGGCCTCGAAGGCAAGCGGGTCATCGTGCAGGGGCTCGGCAACGTGGGCTACTGGGCCGCGCGCTTCCTGCAGGAGGCGGGGGCGCTCGTGGTGGCGATTGCCGAGTACAACGGCGCCGTGACCAACGAAAAGGGGCTCGACATCGTGGCGCTCGATGCCTGGCGCAAGGCGCACGGTACGCTGCTCGGCTTCCCCGGCGCCACCGACATCCCCGATGCGATGTCGGCGCTCGAACTGCCCTGCGATATCCTCGTTCCCGCCGCGCTCGAACATCAGCTCACCGCCGACAACGCGCCGCGCATCCAGGCCAAGATCATCGCCGAAGCCGCCAACGGGCCCACGACTCCCGAAGCTGAGGCCATCTTCGCCGCGCGCGGCATCCTCGTGCTCCCTGACGTGTGGCTCAACGCCGGCGGCGTGATCGTATCGTACTTCGAGTGGCTCAAGAATCTCTCGCATGTGCGCTTCGGTCGCATGCAGAAGCGCCATGAAGAAGAGACGCTGCGCAAGCTGCTGCGCGCCATCGAAAGCAAGACAGGGCAGACGTTTACCGACGCCGAAGCACTCTCGCTCACCGAGGGCGCCGACGAGGAGGATCTCGTGGCCTCGGGGCTCGCCGAGTCGATGATCGTGGCGTATCGCCAGCTGGCCGAGGTGCACCGCGGGATCGGCGATCCCACGGTGACGTTGCGGACCGCGGCCATGGTGAGTGCCATCAACAAGGTGGCGCAGTCGTACGTGGACATGGGCATCTTCCCGTGA
- a CDS encoding prolyl oligopeptidase family serine peptidase, whose product MRRVLVMAGALLLGARAASAQPLTMSQIVQSGAITGSTPGAVVWAPDSRTVAFVWDSTGGNGTRDVWLVSADGRTRRALSLAAEGAPAARGATARGAAVREIAWRADSRALYLLRGELLLRATLASGTATRVMLDTMAVVAADARELALSPAGDRAAYVRNGDVWTVSLTNPASIPAQLTRVSVPSMATVPLGTYARLDREIGAGTWGTAAPSFAWAPDGRTLAVHVVDRRAVRTVPFPYYLGAETQLNMLRRSYPGDPNESRQVALVDVTSGTLTPLPFDESTAVQILNFAWSPQGVLMVDREADDATRRWVHVVRPGAAPQLVYSDRRESRIYTEHGSAWAHDGRSLLLTTDRDDRYRVYAVSLTDTTPVPLTPATSDVQGAALALPNGAVAWLSSAPSVSERHLWRMDRGQAPVQVTRRVGTHRVFIAPDGRAVASIVSDDVTPPHLVLVSGPRGTEQVITTAGGAALAAARVAAPQYVRFAGAGDVPGADSLHAKLWLPEAATRGERVPVIFGPVYSNTVRNRWGGTYTLLQQLLVQRGYAVIQVDVRGSTGYGRAFREAFLFEWGGKDLDDLAATKRWLGAQPWADTARTGIFGSSYGGLITVYALFTRPGLFKAGVAGASATDPRFYGSDDVAITRRPQSHPEAFTRGALQYAGGLQDHLMLIHGLMDDVVPFKTTADLAEELMRQGKDFDLVIAPSATHGWTARPQHARYLLGKLVQHFDRYLGGSR is encoded by the coding sequence GTGAGGCGGGTGCTGGTGATGGCGGGCGCGCTGCTGCTCGGGGCGCGCGCCGCCTCCGCGCAGCCGCTCACCATGTCGCAGATCGTGCAGAGCGGCGCCATCACCGGCAGTACGCCGGGGGCGGTGGTGTGGGCTCCGGACAGCCGCACCGTGGCCTTCGTGTGGGACAGCACCGGCGGCAACGGCACGCGCGACGTGTGGCTGGTGAGCGCCGACGGCCGCACACGCCGGGCGCTGTCGCTCGCCGCCGAAGGGGCACCGGCCGCTCGCGGTGCCACCGCTCGCGGTGCCGCCGTACGCGAAATCGCCTGGCGTGCCGACAGTCGTGCCCTGTACCTGCTGCGCGGCGAGCTGCTGCTGCGCGCGACGCTGGCCAGTGGTACGGCGACGCGGGTCATGCTCGACACCATGGCCGTCGTCGCCGCCGACGCGCGCGAGCTGGCGCTGTCGCCGGCGGGCGATCGGGCCGCCTACGTGCGCAACGGTGACGTGTGGACCGTGTCGCTCACCAACCCCGCGTCCATACCGGCGCAGCTGACTCGGGTGAGTGTGCCCTCCATGGCCACCGTGCCGCTCGGCACCTACGCGCGGCTCGACCGCGAGATCGGCGCCGGCACGTGGGGCACCGCGGCGCCGTCGTTCGCATGGGCGCCCGATGGTCGCACCCTCGCCGTGCACGTGGTGGACCGGCGCGCCGTACGTACCGTGCCGTTTCCGTACTACCTCGGCGCCGAAACGCAGCTCAACATGCTGCGCCGGTCGTATCCGGGTGATCCGAACGAATCGCGGCAGGTGGCGCTCGTGGATGTGACCAGCGGCACCCTCACGCCGCTCCCGTTCGACGAGTCCACCGCCGTGCAGATCCTCAACTTCGCATGGTCACCGCAGGGCGTGCTCATGGTGGACCGCGAAGCCGACGACGCCACGCGTCGCTGGGTGCACGTGGTGCGCCCGGGCGCTGCACCGCAGCTGGTGTACAGCGACCGCCGCGAATCGCGCATCTACACGGAGCACGGATCGGCATGGGCGCATGACGGCCGGTCGCTGCTGCTCACCACCGATCGCGACGATCGCTATCGCGTGTATGCCGTCTCGCTCACCGACACGACACCGGTGCCCCTCACGCCCGCCACGAGTGACGTGCAGGGCGCCGCGCTGGCGCTACCCAATGGCGCGGTCGCCTGGCTGTCGTCGGCTCCGTCGGTGAGCGAACGCCATCTGTGGCGCATGGATCGCGGCCAGGCACCGGTGCAGGTCACGCGTCGCGTCGGTACGCACCGGGTGTTCATCGCCCCCGACGGCCGCGCGGTGGCGAGCATCGTGAGCGACGATGTGACGCCGCCGCATCTGGTGCTGGTGAGCGGCCCGCGTGGCACCGAGCAGGTGATCACGACGGCTGGCGGCGCGGCGCTGGCGGCGGCCCGGGTGGCGGCACCGCAGTACGTGCGCTTTGCCGGTGCCGGCGATGTGCCGGGTGCCGACTCGCTGCACGCCAAGCTGTGGCTTCCAGAGGCGGCCACGCGTGGCGAACGCGTGCCCGTGATCTTCGGGCCGGTGTACTCCAATACCGTGCGCAACCGGTGGGGCGGCACGTACACCCTGCTGCAGCAGCTGCTCGTACAGCGCGGCTATGCCGTGATCCAGGTGGATGTGCGCGGCAGCACGGGGTACGGCCGCGCCTTCCGCGAGGCGTTCCTCTTCGAGTGGGGCGGCAAGGATCTCGACGATCTCGCGGCCACCAAGCGGTGGCTCGGCGCGCAACCGTGGGCCGACACCGCACGCACCGGCATCTTCGGATCGTCGTACGGCGGTCTCATTACCGTGTATGCGCTGTTCACACGCCCCGGGCTCTTCAAGGCCGGGGTCGCGGGCGCTTCGGCCACCGACCCGCGGTTCTACGGGAGCGACGACGTGGCGATCACGCGTCGGCCGCAGTCGCACCCCGAGGCGTTCACGCGGGGCGCGCTGCAGTACGCCGGCGGGTTGCAGGATCACCTCATGCTCATTCACGGGCTCATGGACGACGTGGTGCCGTTCAAGACCACGGCCGATCTGGCCGAGGAGCTCATGCGGCAGGGGAAGGATTTCGATCTCGTGATTGCCCCATCGGCGACGCATGGATGGACGGCGCGACCGCAGCACGCGCGCTACCTGCTGGGCAAACTGGTGCAGCACTTCGATCGGTATCTGGGCGGGTCGCGCTGA
- a CDS encoding alpha/beta hydrolase, translating to MSALARYLAFRRTLPPRPPLEHRMVRARGLDFAVYTTPVISDASPLLCINGGLLFDHTLLWPALAPLASHRQLIFYDQRGRGASDTPPGLHASRIEFDAGDVPALRAALGIDEWDLLGHSWGGGIAMLAAAQESAAATGGVRKLVLVNAVGATSDWLPPLHTAGLARLTGDARARLAACDVRQLERPELGVHADYAQAFFPAWFADAALARSVAPPRGDSVTGAHVAARLRRDGYDWIDRLRDLPVPTLVLHGAADVLPLSVAERTAQFLARAHLVPIPEAGHNPFWEAPDAFFAAVHTFLAEDAPAS from the coding sequence GTGTCTGCCCTCGCCCGCTATCTCGCCTTTCGGCGCACGCTGCCACCACGCCCGCCGCTCGAGCACCGCATGGTGCGCGCGCGCGGTCTCGACTTCGCGGTGTACACCACACCAGTCATCAGCGACGCGTCCCCGCTGCTGTGCATCAACGGCGGCCTGCTGTTCGACCACACGCTGCTCTGGCCCGCCCTCGCGCCGCTCGCGTCGCACCGCCAGCTGATCTTCTACGACCAGCGCGGCCGCGGCGCCTCCGACACGCCGCCGGGGCTGCACGCCTCCCGCATCGAATTTGACGCCGGTGACGTACCAGCACTGCGCGCTGCGCTCGGTATCGACGAGTGGGACCTGCTCGGCCACTCGTGGGGCGGCGGCATCGCCATGCTCGCCGCGGCGCAGGAAAGCGCCGCCGCCACCGGCGGTGTGCGCAAGCTGGTGCTCGTGAACGCCGTGGGCGCCACGAGCGACTGGCTGCCACCGCTGCATACAGCCGGCTTGGCACGACTCACCGGTGACGCGCGCGCCCGGCTCGCGGCGTGCGATGTGCGCCAGCTCGAACGCCCGGAGCTCGGCGTGCACGCCGACTACGCCCAGGCCTTCTTTCCGGCGTGGTTTGCCGACGCGGCCCTGGCGCGCAGTGTGGCGCCCCCGCGTGGCGACAGTGTGACCGGCGCCCACGTGGCGGCCCGACTGCGGCGGGACGGCTACGACTGGATCGATCGGTTGCGTGACCTCCCGGTACCCACACTCGTCCTCCATGGTGCGGCAGACGTCCTGCCGCTGTCGGTGGCCGAGCGTACTGCGCAGTTCCTGGCGCGCGCGCACCTCGTGCCCATTCCCGAAGCGGGGCACAACCCCTTCTGGGAAGCACCCGACGCGTTCTTTGCCGCGGTGCACACCTTCCTCGCGGAGGACGCACCGGCTTCCTGA